Proteins encoded in a region of the Paenibacillus sp. W2I17 genome:
- a CDS encoding AI-2E family transporter, with protein sequence MIKDWLQNATVRRFLILLLFCLILFSMGSMLHMILLLFLVTYVMNRLQHFITGGLNRLFPINYKVVVILLYMIVIAVIVLGISRYSPRIVDQVVQLTNEIMKFLDSADGDNFASKIAGYLQSFDIKNYTNDALKYIFALSKWLEFILLVIILSLFFLLQKQEISKFTSKFKTSKIGWFYNEVAYLGDKFVSSFGKVIEAQLLIAVFNTVLTILGLWILGFPYLFALTILVFMLSLVPVAGVIISLVPLCLIGYQMGGLKLSIIVIIMIIVIHALETYFLNPKLMAHKTKLPMFYTFIVLILSQHFLGIWGLIIGIPIFVFLLDILDVNKMEKTEEPVRVESKL encoded by the coding sequence ATGATAAAAGATTGGTTACAGAATGCGACAGTGAGACGGTTTTTGATCCTGCTCTTGTTCTGTTTAATTTTGTTCAGTATGGGGAGTATGCTGCACATGATTCTGCTGTTGTTCCTAGTGACATATGTCATGAACAGGTTACAGCATTTCATTACAGGTGGTCTGAATCGGTTGTTTCCAATCAATTATAAAGTTGTGGTCATCCTGCTCTATATGATTGTGATCGCAGTCATTGTGCTTGGCATTTCCAGATATTCACCACGGATCGTGGATCAGGTCGTTCAGTTGACAAACGAGATTATGAAATTTCTGGATAGTGCAGACGGTGATAATTTTGCATCCAAAATTGCGGGTTATCTTCAATCCTTCGATATTAAAAATTACACCAATGATGCATTGAAATATATTTTCGCTTTGAGCAAATGGCTGGAGTTTATTCTGCTCGTCATCATTCTGAGTCTGTTCTTCTTGTTGCAGAAGCAGGAGATATCCAAGTTCACGTCCAAGTTCAAAACAAGTAAAATTGGATGGTTCTACAATGAAGTGGCTTATCTGGGAGACAAATTCGTGTCTTCTTTTGGTAAAGTCATTGAGGCACAGCTTCTTATTGCGGTGTTTAATACGGTGCTGACCATACTGGGCTTATGGATTCTGGGTTTCCCGTATCTGTTCGCTCTGACCATTCTGGTGTTCATGCTCAGTCTGGTTCCCGTTGCGGGGGTTATCATCTCACTTGTACCGCTCTGTCTGATTGGGTATCAGATGGGTGGACTGAAATTAAGTATTATTGTAATCATCATGATTATTGTTATTCATGCTTTGGAGACGTACTTCCTGAATCCAAAACTGATGGCACACAAGACCAAATTGCCAATGTTCTACACCTTTATCGTACTAATTCTGTCGCAACACTTTCTGGGGATCTGGGGACTGATCATTGGTATTCCGATCTTTGTCTTCCTGCTTGATATTCTGGATGTGAACAAGATGGAGAAGACAGAAGAGCCGGTACGTGTGGAATCGAAGTTATAA
- a CDS encoding carbohydrate ABC transporter permease produces MSERTSNRIFDIVNISFITLFVIFCLAPFLHTIAISFSSNRAITSGEVTIFPKEFNWDAYIQVFSDQSMIYSLGYTTVLTIATTVLCMVFTLAAAYPLTKKKLKGRKLFMYVIIITMFFSGGIIPEYLLIRDLNLLNSVWALILPGLVSPFNLIILISFFRGIPESLEESAEIDGSSHVHTLFKIILPLSMPVLATLALFYAVGRWNGFQDSLMYINDPKLYPLQLKLFQMVQNNMVSELTQMEGANRTPLTPESLKAATVIFATVPILLVYPWLQKYFVSGAMLGAVKG; encoded by the coding sequence ATGAGTGAACGCACCTCAAACCGGATTTTTGATATCGTTAATATCTCCTTTATCACCTTGTTTGTTATATTCTGCCTGGCTCCATTCCTGCACACGATCGCGATCTCATTCAGTTCTAACCGTGCGATTACGTCAGGCGAAGTGACCATATTCCCGAAAGAGTTTAATTGGGATGCGTATATTCAGGTGTTCTCTGATCAGTCGATGATCTATTCACTGGGTTACACGACAGTTCTGACCATTGCTACTACTGTGCTGTGCATGGTGTTCACACTGGCAGCTGCTTACCCGTTAACCAAGAAAAAATTAAAAGGGCGCAAGCTCTTCATGTATGTCATCATCATTACGATGTTCTTCAGTGGCGGGATCATTCCCGAGTACTTGCTCATTCGTGACCTGAACTTGCTTAATTCCGTGTGGGCACTGATTCTGCCTGGACTGGTCAGTCCGTTTAACCTGATTATCCTGATTTCTTTCTTCAGAGGCATTCCAGAAAGTCTGGAAGAGTCCGCTGAGATTGATGGCAGTTCCCATGTACACACGCTCTTCAAAATTATATTGCCACTATCCATGCCAGTACTGGCTACACTAGCGCTATTCTATGCGGTTGGACGCTGGAATGGGTTCCAGGATTCCCTGATGTATATTAATGATCCGAAGCTGTACCCGCTTCAACTGAAGTTATTCCAAATGGTACAGAACAATATGGTCAGCGAGCTTACCCAAATGGAGGGTGCTAACCGTACGCCATTGACTCCCGAGAGTCTCAAGGCCGCAACTGTTATTTTTGCAACCGTTCCGATTCTGCTCGTTTATCCGTGGCTGCAAAAGTATTTTGTCAGTGGTGCGATGCTTGGCGCGGTAAAAGGTTGA
- a CDS encoding ROK family glucokinase, giving the protein MSEKIYVGVDLGGTAIKVGICDEQGQLMHTYEGPTEVDKGVDTVIANIEKYVRHIVAESPYSWEQLEGVGAGVAGFTNVREGIIVHAPNIGFRNVAIRSILEERLGKPIKIDNDANVAALGEVWAGAGKGVDNCVCYTLGTGVGGGLILNGNIYQGFSGMAGELGHISVVPDLEAIKCGCGKMGCVETVSSATGIIRMAKDAVERGDHTSLALVDKIAAKEVFDAAKAGDEVAQRIVNRAAFYLGKSMATVAAVINPEMFIIGGGVSKAGNFLFDEIRTVFAKLTPEPLQEGVQILEATLGNNAGIVGAAGLLLRS; this is encoded by the coding sequence ATGTCTGAGAAAATCTACGTTGGGGTCGATCTCGGCGGAACAGCAATCAAGGTCGGTATATGCGATGAACAAGGTCAGCTAATGCATACGTATGAAGGACCGACTGAAGTGGATAAGGGCGTAGACACGGTCATCGCCAACATCGAGAAGTATGTCCGACATATCGTAGCCGAATCACCTTACAGTTGGGAACAACTTGAGGGTGTGGGTGCTGGAGTGGCCGGTTTCACGAATGTACGTGAGGGAATTATCGTTCATGCCCCTAACATCGGATTTCGGAATGTGGCCATTCGTTCGATTCTGGAAGAACGTCTGGGCAAGCCAATCAAAATAGATAACGATGCAAACGTGGCTGCACTGGGTGAAGTATGGGCAGGTGCAGGCAAAGGCGTAGACAACTGCGTATGTTATACACTAGGTACGGGTGTTGGTGGAGGCTTGATCCTGAATGGCAACATCTATCAGGGTTTCTCCGGTATGGCGGGAGAACTGGGTCATATTAGTGTTGTACCTGATCTGGAAGCCATCAAGTGCGGTTGTGGTAAAATGGGATGTGTAGAAACAGTATCGTCTGCAACAGGAATTATCCGTATGGCGAAGGATGCCGTAGAACGTGGTGATCATACGTCACTGGCACTTGTCGACAAGATTGCAGCCAAAGAAGTATTTGATGCTGCCAAGGCAGGCGATGAAGTGGCACAGCGCATTGTGAATCGTGCGGCCTTCTACCTGGGCAAATCCATGGCTACTGTAGCAGCTGTCATTAACCCGGAGATGTTCATTATTGGTGGAGGTGTATCCAAAGCCGGTAATTTCTTGTTTGATGAAATCCGTACCGTATTTGCTAAATTGACACCGGAACCACTGCAAGAAGGGGTTCAGATTCTGGAAGCTACACTTGGTAATAATGCAGGTATTGTGGGTGCAGCAGGTCTTCTCTTGCGTTCCTAG
- the rapZ gene encoding RNase adapter RapZ has translation MLEGEGSPGTGATLIIITGMSGAGKTIAVQSLEDLGFFCVDNLPPVLIPKFAELIEQSNGKIGKVALVIDLRGREFFTALSESLNYIKDHFTIHCEILFLDATDSVLVQRYKESRRRHPLAPEGMPLDGIRLERKMLEELKNSATQVLNTSTMKPAQLKERIISRFSHLESQMLSVNITSFGFKYGIPIDADLVFDVRFLPNPHYIDHLRPNTGQNSDVYEYVMKWPETQAFLTKLLDMLHFLIPQYRKEGKSQVIIGIGCTGGKHRSVAISEYLGKMLGSSETEAVTVSHRDADRDRH, from the coding sequence ATGCTTGAAGGTGAAGGCTCACCAGGCACAGGCGCCACGCTCATTATCATTACGGGCATGTCCGGAGCAGGTAAAACCATTGCAGTACAAAGCCTGGAGGATCTGGGTTTCTTCTGTGTGGATAATCTGCCGCCGGTATTGATTCCGAAATTTGCGGAACTAATTGAACAGTCAAACGGCAAGATTGGTAAGGTTGCATTGGTTATCGATCTGCGCGGGCGTGAATTCTTTACGGCTCTGTCCGAGTCTTTGAACTATATTAAAGATCATTTTACCATTCACTGCGAAATTTTATTCCTGGATGCTACAGATTCTGTACTTGTTCAGCGTTACAAAGAAAGCAGGCGCAGACATCCACTGGCTCCTGAGGGCATGCCGCTGGACGGCATCCGACTGGAACGCAAGATGTTGGAGGAACTCAAAAACTCTGCGACTCAGGTACTGAATACAAGCACAATGAAACCTGCTCAACTGAAAGAACGCATCATATCCCGCTTTTCTCATTTGGAAAGCCAAATGCTGTCGGTGAATATTACGTCGTTTGGATTCAAGTATGGCATTCCGATTGATGCTGATCTGGTGTTTGATGTACGTTTTTTACCGAATCCGCATTATATTGATCATTTGCGACCGAATACGGGACAGAATAGTGATGTGTACGAATATGTTATGAAGTGGCCAGAGACACAGGCGTTTCTGACCAAGCTGCTGGATATGCTGCATTTCCTGATTCCGCAATACCGGAAGGAAGGCAAAAGCCAGGTTATTATTGGAATCGGCTGTACCGGAGGCAAGCATCGTTCGGTAGCAATATCGGAATATTTGGGCAAGATGTTGGGAAGCAGCGAGACAGAAGCTGTTACCGTGAGCCATCGCGACGCTGACCGGGACCGTCATTGA
- the trxB gene encoding thioredoxin-disulfide reductase, with amino-acid sequence MSKYRTIVIGTGPAGLTAAIYLARANLKPLVIEGLQPGGQLTTTTEVENFPGFPQGIMGPELMDNMRKQAERFGAEFKNGWVEEVDFSKPPFKVKVGGIGELEAESIIISTGASARYLGIPGEQENVGRGVSTCATCDGFFFRGKKIVVVGGGDSAMEEASFLTRFATDVTLVHRRDELRASKIMQDRARSNEKVKWALNRTPLEVVPEALGVKGLKVRNNETGQEELLEADGVFVAIGHTPNTGFLGNAIALDEHGYVVVKPGTTETNIPGVFACGDVQDTKYRQAITAAGSGCMAAMDCEKFLEGSIVHDWSETLDK; translated from the coding sequence ATGTCTAAATACAGAACGATTGTGATCGGAACGGGACCTGCGGGTCTGACAGCAGCGATATATCTGGCTCGTGCTAATCTGAAACCACTGGTTATCGAAGGTCTTCAGCCGGGTGGTCAATTGACGACGACAACGGAAGTTGAGAATTTCCCCGGTTTCCCACAAGGTATCATGGGTCCGGAACTGATGGACAACATGCGTAAGCAAGCTGAACGTTTTGGAGCGGAATTCAAAAACGGTTGGGTGGAAGAGGTTGATTTCAGCAAACCGCCCTTCAAGGTCAAAGTTGGAGGAATTGGTGAACTGGAAGCTGAATCGATCATTATCTCCACAGGTGCTTCCGCTCGTTATCTCGGTATTCCGGGTGAGCAGGAAAATGTGGGACGTGGTGTAAGTACATGCGCGACATGTGATGGCTTCTTCTTCCGAGGCAAAAAAATCGTGGTCGTGGGCGGCGGAGACTCCGCGATGGAGGAAGCGAGTTTCCTGACTCGTTTTGCAACAGACGTGACATTGGTTCACCGCCGGGATGAATTGCGTGCATCCAAGATTATGCAGGATCGGGCTCGCAGCAATGAAAAGGTGAAGTGGGCGCTGAACCGTACTCCACTCGAGGTCGTACCTGAAGCGCTGGGTGTCAAAGGGCTGAAAGTGCGCAACAACGAGACGGGGCAGGAAGAGTTGCTTGAAGCAGATGGCGTATTCGTTGCCATTGGTCACACACCGAATACCGGATTCCTGGGGAATGCGATCGCACTGGACGAACATGGCTATGTTGTCGTTAAACCGGGAACAACGGAGACCAATATTCCGGGTGTATTCGCCTGTGGTGATGTTCAGGATACGAAGTATCGTCAAGCTATTACGGCTGCAGGATCAGGATGTATGGCCGCGATGGATTGTGAGAAGTTCCTTGAAGGAAGCATTGTCCATGATTGGAGCGAAACGTTGGATAAATAA
- the yvcK gene encoding YvcK family protein, translated as MKEAGPRRERPRIVVMGGGTGLSVMLRGLKEKPLDITAIVTVADDGGSSGILRNELQMPPPGDIRNVLTALADVEPLLSDMLKYRFNTGAGLAGHSLGNLILAAMTDISGDFVTAVRELSRVFAVRGEVLPAAGQAVVLHAEMEDGTIITGESKIPEAGGRIKRVFLEPDHVEPLPEAVEAIRQADAILIGPGSLYTSILPNLLVPKLAEAVVEADAVKMFICNVMTQPGETDNYTVSDHLKAVHEHIGHQLFDYVIVNNGDIPLQVQNKYAEKGAKPVVLDMNVLESAGYQVVADTLVLFKTYLRHDADKLSHHIYQLVQNWMLRKR; from the coding sequence ATGAAAGAGGCCGGACCACGAAGAGAACGTCCGAGAATAGTTGTAATGGGCGGCGGAACCGGATTATCCGTGATGTTGCGCGGTTTGAAAGAGAAGCCGCTGGATATCACGGCCATCGTCACAGTTGCAGATGACGGTGGAAGTTCAGGCATCCTGCGCAATGAGCTACAAATGCCGCCTCCGGGCGACATTCGCAACGTGCTTACGGCACTGGCTGATGTAGAACCATTGCTTTCAGATATGTTGAAGTACCGTTTCAATACAGGCGCGGGGCTTGCAGGCCACAGCTTGGGGAATTTGATTTTGGCTGCAATGACGGATATTTCGGGCGACTTTGTGACCGCAGTGCGGGAGCTTAGCCGCGTGTTTGCCGTTCGAGGTGAGGTATTGCCAGCAGCAGGGCAGGCCGTTGTGTTGCATGCGGAGATGGAAGATGGGACAATTATTACAGGTGAGTCCAAAATCCCTGAGGCGGGTGGACGCATCAAACGTGTTTTCCTTGAACCGGATCACGTGGAGCCGTTGCCAGAGGCAGTAGAGGCCATTCGTCAAGCTGACGCCATTCTGATCGGGCCAGGCAGCCTCTATACAAGCATCCTTCCCAATCTGCTCGTACCTAAGCTGGCTGAGGCTGTGGTAGAGGCTGATGCAGTGAAGATGTTTATCTGTAATGTTATGACACAGCCGGGAGAAACTGATAACTATACGGTAAGTGACCATCTTAAGGCGGTACACGAGCATATAGGTCATCAGCTCTTCGACTATGTTATCGTAAATAATGGTGATATTCCGCTGCAAGTGCAAAATAAGTATGCGGAAAAAGGAGCAAAACCGGTTGTACTGGATATGAATGTACTCGAAAGTGCCGGCTATCAGGTGGTTGCAGATACCCTTGTTCTGTTCAAAACCTATCTGCGTCATGATGCCGACAAGTTGAGTCATCACATCTACCAACTGGTACAAAATTGGATGTTACGGAAGAGGTGA
- a CDS encoding sugar phosphate isomerase/epimerase, with translation MQHIDKGIYSFSTCWNIRKHDVGEDMIREIADLGFRRVELNYNVTKEMLKTIEPMIERGEIGISSVHNTFPHDPDPDYGTDSILLGFEDEVKRKRAIELLVESAEYAQRYGGEAVVVHPGEVPFPEDISKDLGKIYNEEGPDSPKYHSKWAELMERREALSSGYVEKIIASLDEVCNRAAAKGLDVRFGIETRSRPQQIPTLAEAKTIIAALKGAPVGIWYDTGHAIMMDRMGLYDSVGEMQGLMDDIVGVHIHETLDLSDHWCPYVHSKDMNFYDAYLPMIRRAQVKVYELKSACKAEEIHESHDLLMKKLGVTE, from the coding sequence ATGCAGCACATAGATAAGGGTATATATTCGTTCTCCACATGCTGGAATATCCGAAAACATGATGTCGGGGAAGATATGATTCGGGAGATTGCGGATCTCGGCTTTCGTCGGGTGGAGCTCAATTATAATGTGACGAAGGAGATGCTCAAGACGATTGAGCCGATGATTGAGCGTGGAGAGATTGGAATTTCTAGTGTCCACAACACCTTTCCACATGACCCCGATCCAGACTACGGTACGGATTCCATCTTGCTTGGCTTCGAAGATGAAGTGAAACGTAAGCGGGCGATCGAATTGCTGGTAGAGTCGGCTGAATATGCCCAACGTTATGGGGGAGAAGCAGTTGTTGTACACCCGGGAGAGGTACCTTTTCCTGAGGATATCAGCAAAGACCTTGGAAAGATCTATAACGAGGAAGGTCCGGATTCACCGAAGTATCACAGCAAATGGGCTGAATTGATGGAGCGGCGGGAAGCCCTCAGTTCAGGGTATGTGGAGAAAATTATCGCCAGTCTGGATGAGGTATGCAATCGAGCGGCAGCTAAAGGTCTGGATGTTCGTTTTGGTATCGAGACGAGATCCAGACCACAACAGATTCCTACCCTTGCCGAAGCTAAGACCATCATTGCTGCCCTCAAAGGGGCTCCGGTTGGTATCTGGTACGATACAGGTCATGCCATCATGATGGACCGAATGGGCCTTTATGACAGTGTGGGAGAAATGCAAGGCCTGATGGATGATATCGTAGGGGTCCATATCCATGAGACACTTGATCTCTCGGATCACTGGTGCCCGTATGTACACAGTAAGGATATGAACTTCTATGATGCCTATCTGCCGATGATTCGTCGCGCACAGGTGAAGGTGTATGAGTTGAAGTCTGCCTGTAAGGCAGAAGAGATTCATGAGAGTCATGACTTGCTAATGAAGAAGCTTGGAGTGACAGAGTAG
- a CDS encoding lipopolysaccharide assembly protein LapB — protein sequence MKGKLVRAEGHLANIIPIHLDASFFFERAVRSLDRNHVDKALKYFRKAVEYEPENPVNHCNMAGILSEKGDYEASNAILANVLEVVDPSMTECYFYMANNYANMDRFEEAEQALVTYLEEDTQGQFMTEAEDMMELLYYELDRPTKLNRIKSRKGVVEHDQARELLEEGKFAQAAELLEGMSSDYPDYLAARNNLALAYYYMGLFPKAKETIAEVLEQEPGNLHALCNLAIFHQNENRADQVLLLIKKLRVIVPFQHEQVYKLATTMGILGQHDTAYVHFRRLLKDEETAADPALAHYAAVAAYNTERYDAAERLWHHVSKLDPGSEVSRYYLSGLEAVRQGEQEPEKLSYHYHLPFDEQFRQWENYGSGIPEEMKNDPLIRSSFFWALRHGDRATKLQVIHALGMIGDYEVQQALQSFIEEPGEEQDLLEAAQTVLNGLKSAEHEDRNSQVVRPFSPVALKSIGKVPSTSEQSDTGSTTHWQAVVDRALQMSEAKAELQQEMERLWTDYVSRVHPEVPGTKQIEGWAAGLEYLAAKNHSRPVTYQSIAERYGISASTVSKYAKQIHSVCNSKPPLV from the coding sequence ATGAAGGGCAAGCTAGTGCGGGCTGAGGGACACCTTGCCAATATTATACCGATTCACTTGGATGCTTCTTTCTTCTTTGAAAGAGCTGTCCGCTCGCTGGACCGAAATCATGTCGACAAGGCATTAAAATATTTTCGCAAAGCTGTTGAATACGAACCGGAAAATCCGGTAAATCATTGTAATATGGCGGGTATATTATCGGAGAAGGGGGATTACGAAGCCTCCAATGCCATTCTGGCTAACGTGCTGGAAGTGGTAGATCCGTCAATGACGGAATGTTATTTTTATATGGCGAACAATTATGCAAATATGGATCGGTTTGAGGAAGCCGAGCAAGCACTTGTTACCTATCTGGAGGAGGACACTCAAGGTCAGTTCATGACGGAAGCCGAAGATATGATGGAGCTTCTGTATTATGAGCTGGATCGTCCGACCAAACTGAATCGAATCAAATCACGCAAAGGTGTAGTGGAGCACGATCAGGCACGGGAACTGCTGGAAGAAGGGAAATTTGCACAGGCTGCTGAATTGCTCGAAGGCATGTCTTCTGATTATCCTGATTACTTGGCTGCCCGTAACAATCTGGCACTCGCCTACTATTATATGGGTCTGTTTCCCAAAGCAAAAGAGACTATTGCCGAAGTGCTTGAACAGGAACCAGGTAATCTGCACGCACTCTGTAATCTGGCCATTTTCCATCAAAATGAGAACCGGGCTGATCAAGTGCTGCTTCTGATCAAAAAATTGCGGGTCATCGTGCCATTCCAGCACGAACAAGTCTACAAACTGGCGACAACGATGGGAATTCTGGGCCAACACGATACGGCTTATGTTCACTTCCGGCGTTTGCTCAAGGACGAAGAGACAGCTGCTGATCCGGCACTTGCTCACTATGCAGCAGTGGCGGCTTATAATACAGAACGTTATGATGCTGCTGAGCGTTTATGGCATCATGTGTCCAAGCTTGATCCGGGTTCCGAAGTATCCCGGTATTATCTGTCAGGTCTTGAGGCTGTAAGACAAGGCGAGCAAGAGCCAGAGAAGCTAAGTTATCATTATCATCTGCCATTTGATGAGCAGTTCAGACAGTGGGAGAACTATGGTAGTGGCATACCTGAAGAAATGAAAAATGATCCACTGATTCGTTCATCTTTCTTCTGGGCATTGCGTCATGGTGATCGGGCAACCAAGCTACAGGTTATTCATGCGCTTGGGATGATCGGTGACTATGAGGTGCAGCAGGCTCTGCAATCCTTTATTGAAGAGCCTGGAGAAGAACAGGATCTGCTTGAGGCAGCACAAACTGTACTGAACGGATTGAAATCGGCTGAACATGAGGATCGGAATTCTCAGGTGGTTCGACCCTTTTCTCCTGTAGCCTTGAAGTCTATTGGGAAGGTTCCATCCACATCAGAGCAATCGGACACTGGTTCAACCACCCATTGGCAGGCTGTTGTTGATCGTGCGTTACAGATGTCTGAAGCAAAGGCTGAGTTGCAGCAAGAGATGGAACGGCTCTGGACGGATTATGTATCCCGGGTACATCCGGAGGTTCCGGGTACGAAGCAGATTGAGGGTTGGGCTGCAGGACTTGAATATTTGGCAGCGAAGAATCACAGTCGGCCCGTTACCTATCAAAGCATTGCTGAGCGTTATGGGATATCGGCATCAACGGTTAGCAAGTATGCTAAACAGATTCATTCGGTTTGTAACAGCAAGCCACCACTTGTATAG
- a CDS encoding sugar ABC transporter permease: protein MTTTYLKRYWQLYALISLPIIYFLIFRYGPMYGVQIAFKDFNLFQGISGSEWIGFDAFREVFGMRDFYTTLRNTFMLNFLDLVVSFPAPIILAIMLYEVRFKWFKKISQTILYIPHFISWVIIGGIVYQLFGNQSGMVNGVLESMGLNSIPFLTEKNPWLVTYLFTGVWQSAGWGTILYLAALTGVNKELFEAAEIDGASRLKRIWHITLPSIKPTIVTLLILNLGHMVSIGFDRPYIIGNTAVREYSDVLSTFVYRVGLESGQYTLATVVGLFQAVVGLIFVLGSNYISKKATGEGIL, encoded by the coding sequence TTGACCACCACATACTTGAAGAGGTATTGGCAATTATACGCTCTGATTTCACTGCCCATTATCTACTTTTTAATCTTTCGTTATGGACCGATGTACGGTGTACAGATCGCCTTTAAGGACTTTAACCTGTTTCAGGGAATCAGCGGCAGTGAGTGGATCGGTTTTGATGCTTTTCGCGAAGTATTTGGAATGCGGGACTTCTACACGACATTGCGCAACACCTTTATGCTGAATTTTCTTGATCTGGTCGTTTCATTTCCAGCTCCTATTATTCTGGCGATCATGCTCTATGAAGTTCGATTCAAATGGTTCAAAAAAATATCACAGACAATTCTGTACATTCCTCACTTTATCTCATGGGTAATCATCGGGGGAATTGTGTACCAATTGTTCGGTAATCAATCCGGTATGGTTAACGGTGTACTGGAAAGCATGGGCTTAAATTCAATACCATTTTTGACAGAAAAAAATCCATGGCTTGTGACGTATCTCTTCACAGGTGTCTGGCAAAGTGCAGGATGGGGAACCATTCTATATCTGGCCGCATTAACCGGCGTCAACAAGGAATTGTTTGAAGCAGCTGAGATCGATGGAGCATCGCGGCTGAAGAGAATCTGGCATATAACTTTGCCAAGTATTAAACCAACCATTGTGACCCTGCTCATTCTTAATCTTGGACATATGGTCAGCATCGGTTTTGATCGGCCTTATATCATTGGTAATACGGCCGTGCGTGAATATTCCGATGTACTCAGTACCTTTGTATACAGAGTTGGTCTTGAATCAGGACAATACACGCTGGCAACTGTCGTCGGACTGTTCCAGGCAGTGGTGGGACTCATATTCGTGCTAGGATCTAACTATATTTCGAAGAAAGCAACCGGTGAAGGTATATTGTAG